From the genome of Papaver somniferum cultivar HN1 chromosome 2, ASM357369v1, whole genome shotgun sequence, one region includes:
- the LOC113348233 gene encoding dihydrolipoyllysine-residue acetyltransferase component 3 of pyruvate dehydrogenase complex, mitochondrial-like, whose translation MWKEYYSNSVSRNSASYGSSRYCSEVWGSKGGTFTISNLGAPFGAEQLSAIISPSQAGILAVGTAERRVVPGAGPDQFDVASFMPVLIFKANCCAAS comes from the exons ATGTGGAAGGAGTATTACAGTAATTCAG TATCCAGAAACTCTGCTAGCTATGGTTCTTCAAGATATTGTAGTGAAGTGTGGGGATCAAAG GGAGGCACATTTACCATCTCAAACTTGGGAGCTCCCTTTGGAGCTGAACAATTATCTGCTATCATCAGTCCTTCTCAAGCTGGAATTCTTGCTGTTGGGACAG CTGAGAGAAGGGTGGTGCCTGGAGCCGGTCCTGATCAATTTGACGTTGCCTCTTTCATGCCGGTCCTGATCTTTAAAGCAAACT GTTGTGCTGCAAGTTAA
- the LOC113348234 gene encoding probable inorganic phosphate transporter 1-3 has translation MVKEQLEVLKALDIAKTQLYHFTAIVIAGMGFFTDAYDLFCISLVTKLLGRIYYTVPGSAKPGSLPPNVAAAVNGVALVGTLAGQLFFGWLGDRMGRKRVYGLTLLIMVTCSVASGLSLGNQPKAVMATLCFFRFWLGFGIGGDYPLSATIMSEYANKKTRGAFIAAVFAMQGTGILAGGIVAIIVSSIFDKQFPAPAYQVDAKASLPVEADYIWRIIVIFGAIPAALTYYWRMKMPETARYTALVEKNAERAAADMSKVLNKEIKAETEMVERMTTDESNSFGLFSMKFLKRHGLPLLGTTSTWFLLDIAFYSQNLFQKDIFTAIGWIPPSQTMSASEEVFKIARAQTLIALCSTVPGYWFTVAFIDIMGRWAIQMMGFFFMTVFMFAIAFPYNYWSKKENRIGFVIMYALTFFFANFGPNSTTFIVPAEIFPARLRSTCHGISAAAGKAGAIIGAFGFLYAAQNQDPKKTDHGYPAGIGVKNSLIVLGVINFIGMLFTFLVPEPNGKSLEELSGENDGDDGENEYPHQGNNRSVPV, from the coding sequence ATGGTGAAGGAACAACTAGAAGTGCTTAAAGCACTTGATATAGCGAAAACACAACTGTACCATTTCACAGCAATCGTGATTGCTGGTATGGGTTTCTTCACAGATGCTTATGATCTCTTTTGCATCTCCCTTGTCACCAAACTGCTCGGAAGAATTTACTACACGGTGCCAGGATCAGCTAAACCTGGTAGTTTACCACCAAATGTTGCTGCAGCCGTTAATGGTGTCGCTCTGGTCGGCACACTTGCTGGTCAACTCTTCTTCGGTTGGCTAGGTGATCGCATGGGAAGAAAGCGTGTGTACGGTCTTACCCTACTTATTATGGTTACTTGTTCAGTAGCTTCTGGTCTCTCCTTGGGCAACCAGCCAAAAGCTGTCATGGCTACACTATGTTTCTTCCGTttctggcttggatttggaattGGTGGTGACTACCCACTTTCTGCAACTATCATGTCTGAGTACGCCAACAAGAAAACCCGTGGTGCTTTTATCGCTGCTGTCTTTGCGATGCAAGGAACAGGAATTCTAGCCGGTGGAATTGTTGCCATCATAGTTTCTTCAATATTTGATAAACAATTCCCTGCACCAGCTTATCAAGTTGATGCGAAGGCATCCCTTCCGGTAGAGGCTGACTACATCTGGCGTATAATTGTGATTTTTGGTGCAATTCCAGCTGCTTTGACCTACTACTGGCGAATGAAGATGCCTGAGACTGCTCGTTACACTGCTCTTGTAGAGAAAAATGCGGAAAGGGCAGCTGCCGATATGTCTAAGGTTTTAAATAAGGAGATCAAAGCTGAAACAGAAATGGTAGAAAGAATGACAACGGATGAGAGCAATTCATTCGGTTTATTTTCAATGAAATTTCTTAAACGACATGGCCTTCCCTTGCTTGGAACCACAAGTACTTGGTTCTTGCTGGACATAGCTTTTTACAGTCAAAACTTATTCCAGAAGGATATTTTTACTGCAATTGGGTGGATTCCACCTTCTCAAACGATGAGTGCTAGTGAAGAAGTTTTCAAGATCGCGAGGGCACAAACATTAATCGCACTATGCAGTACTGTTCCTGGGTATTGGTTTACAGTGGCTTTCATTGATATTATGGGGCGGTGGGCAATTCAAATGATGGGTTTCTTCTTCATGACAGTCTTCATGTTTGCTATCGCATTTCCTTACAACTACTGGAGTAAAAAGGAGAACAGGATCGGATTCGTTATTATGTATGCATTAACTTTCTTTTTTGCAAACTTTGGACCCAACAGTACAACCTTCATCGTCCCAGCAGAGATATTCCCAGCTAGGTTACGTTCGACATGTCATGGTATATCAGCGGCTGCAGGGAAAGCTGGAGCAATTATTGGTGCATTTGGTTTCTTATATGCCGCACAGAATCAAGATCCCAAAAAGACTGATCATGGATATCCTGCTGGTATTGGTGTTAAGAACTCCTTGATCGTGCTTGGAGTTATCAACTTCATCGGCATGTTGTTTACGTTCCTGGTACCTGAACCAAATGGTAAATCTTTGGAGGAATTATCAGGTGAGAACGACGGAGATGATGGAGAAAATGAATATCCCCACCAAGGAAACAATAGATCAGTGCCTGTTTGA